A section of the Macaca thibetana thibetana isolate TM-01 chromosome 10, ASM2454274v1, whole genome shotgun sequence genome encodes:
- the LOC126963991 gene encoding cytochrome b-c1 complex subunit 9 isoform X2 — MAAAAFTSKLYSLLFRRTSTFALTIVVGVVFFERAFDQGADAIYDHINEGKLWKHIKHKYEKK, encoded by the exons atggcGGCCGCGGCGTTTACTTCGAAATTGTACTCCCTGCTGTTTCGCAGGACCTCCACCTTCGCCCTCACCATCGTCGTGGGCGTCGTATTCTTCGAGCGCGCCTTCGATCAAGGCGCGGACGCGATCTACGACCACATCAACGAGGGG AAACTGTGGAAACACATCAAGCACAAGTATGAGAAGAAGTAG
- the LOC126963991 gene encoding cytochrome b-c1 complex subunit 9 isoform X1, producing the protein MAAAAFTSKLYSLLFRRTSTFALTIVVGVVFFERAFDQGADAIYDHINEGGLTLSPRLECSGMITAHCSLDLLGSSDPPTSAS; encoded by the exons atggcGGCCGCGGCGTTTACTTCGAAATTGTACTCCCTGCTGTTTCGCAGGACCTCCACCTTCGCCCTCACCATCGTCGTGGGCGTCGTATTCTTCGAGCGCGCCTTCGATCAAGGCGCGGACGCGATCTACGACCACATCAACGAGGGG ggtctcactctgtcgcccaggttggagtgcagtggcatgatcacagctcactgcagccttgacctcctgggttcaagtgatcctcccacctcagcctcctga